Proteins from a genomic interval of Lelliottia amnigena:
- the mepA_2 gene encoding penicillin-insensitive murein endopeptidase, giving the protein MKKTAIALLALLASGASLAATPWQKITHPVAGSAQSIGAFSNGCIVGAQELPLQSDTYQVMRTDQRRYFGHPDLVTFIQRLGDRVHNLGLGTMLIGDMGMPAGGRFNGGHASHQSGLDVDIFLQLPKTRWSSAQLLKPQALDLVARDGKNVVPSLWTPDVFSLIKVAAKDNDVTRIFVNPAIKQQLCLDAGTDRDWLSKVRPWFQHRAHMHVRLRCPANSLECEDQPLPPPGDGCGAELQSWFEPAKPGTTQPEKKTPPPLPPSCQALLDEHVL; this is encoded by the coding sequence ATGAAAAAAACCGCAATTGCTCTGCTGGCACTGCTTGCCAGTGGAGCCAGTCTGGCAGCCACTCCGTGGCAAAAAATCACCCATCCGGTGGCGGGCAGCGCGCAGTCGATCGGCGCGTTTTCCAACGGATGTATAGTAGGTGCGCAGGAATTGCCGTTGCAGTCCGATACCTATCAGGTGATGCGAACCGATCAGCGCCGTTACTTTGGTCATCCTGATCTGGTGACTTTTATCCAGCGTTTGGGGGATCGGGTTCACAATCTGGGGTTGGGGACGATGCTGATTGGCGATATGGGTATGCCCGCGGGCGGTCGCTTTAATGGCGGGCACGCCAGCCACCAGTCGGGACTTGATGTCGATATTTTCCTGCAATTGCCAAAAACACGCTGGAGTTCAGCACAGTTGCTTAAACCTCAGGCGCTGGATTTGGTCGCGCGTGACGGCAAAAATGTTGTGCCGTCACTGTGGACGCCCGATGTGTTCAGTTTGATTAAAGTGGCCGCGAAAGATAACGATGTAACGCGTATTTTCGTCAATCCGGCAATCAAACAGCAGCTCTGTCTGGATGCCGGAACGGATCGCGACTGGTTAAGCAAAGTTCGTCCGTGGTTCCAGCATCGCGCGCACATGCATGTCCGCTTACGTTGCCCGGCGAACAGCCTTGAGTGCGAAGACCAGCCATTACCTCCGCCTGGCGACGGCTGTGGCGCTGAACTACAAAGTTGGTTTGAACCTGCCAAACCTGGAACCACTCAGCCTGAGAAGAAGACACCGCCTCCGTTGCCGCCTTCCTGCCAGGCGCTACTGGATGAGCATGTACTGTAA
- the aroC gene encoding chorismate synthase: MAGNSIGQLFRVTTFGESHGLALGCIVDGVPPGIELTEADLQHDLDRRRPGTSRYTTQRREPDQVKILSGVFEGRTTGTSIGLLIENTDQRSQDYGAIKDVFRPGHADYTYEQKFGFRDYRGGGRSSARETAMRVAAGAIAKKYLAQKFGIVIRGCLTQMGDIPLAIKDWDLVEQNPFFCADADKIDALDELMRALKKEGDSIGAKVTVVADGVPPGLGEPVFDRLDADIAHAMMSINAVKGVEIGDGFEVVALRGSQNRDEITAQGFQSNHAGGILGGISSGQQIVANIALKPTSSITVPGHTINRAGEEVEMITKGRHDPCVGIRAVPIAEAMLAIVLMDHFLRQRAQNADVIPPLPRW; the protein is encoded by the coding sequence ATGGCAGGAAACAGTATTGGACAATTATTCCGCGTGACCACGTTTGGTGAGTCGCACGGTCTGGCGCTCGGGTGCATCGTTGACGGCGTTCCGCCGGGCATCGAACTGACCGAAGCCGATTTACAACACGACCTTGACCGTCGCCGTCCGGGCACCTCGCGTTACACCACGCAGCGTCGCGAGCCAGACCAGGTCAAAATCCTCTCCGGCGTCTTCGAAGGGCGCACTACGGGCACCAGTATCGGCCTGCTGATTGAAAATACCGACCAGCGTTCTCAGGATTACGGCGCGATTAAAGATGTTTTCCGCCCAGGTCACGCTGATTACACCTACGAGCAAAAATTCGGTTTCCGTGATTATCGCGGCGGCGGTCGTTCGTCTGCGCGCGAAACCGCGATGCGCGTTGCCGCAGGTGCGATTGCGAAAAAATATCTGGCGCAGAAGTTTGGCATTGTGATCCGCGGTTGTCTGACTCAAATGGGCGATATTCCGCTGGCCATCAAAGACTGGGATCTGGTTGAACAGAACCCGTTCTTCTGTGCCGATGCGGACAAAATCGATGCGCTGGACGAACTGATGCGCGCCCTGAAAAAAGAGGGCGACTCCATTGGCGCAAAAGTCACCGTTGTCGCTGATGGCGTGCCGCCAGGCTTAGGCGAACCGGTGTTTGACCGTCTGGATGCTGATATCGCGCACGCGATGATGAGCATTAACGCCGTGAAAGGTGTGGAGATTGGCGACGGTTTTGAGGTCGTTGCGCTACGCGGCAGCCAGAATCGCGACGAAATCACCGCGCAAGGTTTCCAGAGCAATCATGCGGGCGGTATTTTGGGCGGTATCAGCAGCGGCCAACAGATTGTGGCCAATATCGCACTGAAGCCGACTTCCAGCATCACGGTGCCTGGTCACACGATTAATCGCGCGGGTGAAGAAGTTGAAATGATCACCAAAGGCCGTCACGATCCTTGCGTGGGTATCCGCGCGGTGCCGATTGCTGAAGCTATGCTGGCGATCGTGCTGATGGATCATTTCCTGCGCCAGCGCGCGCAGAACGCGGATGTGATTCCCCCTCTTCCACGCTGGTAA
- the prmB gene encoding N5-glutamine S-adenosyl-L-methionine-dependent methyltransferase, producing the protein MDKIFVDEAVNELHTIQDMLRWSVSRFSAANIWYGHGTDNPWDEAVQLVLPSLYLPLDIPEDMRTARLTSSEKHRIVERVIRRVNERIPVAYLTNKAWFCGHEFYVDERVLVPRSPIGELINNHFAGLMDHQPEHILDMCTGSGCIAIACAYAYPEAEVDAVDISTDALAVTEHNIEEHGLIHHVTPIRSDLFRDLPTLQYDLIVTNPPYVDAEDMSDLPNEYRHEPELGLASGTDGLKLTRRILACAPDYLTDDGILICEVGNSMVHLMEQYPEVPFTWLEFDNGGEGVFMLTKAQLIAAREYFSIYKD; encoded by the coding sequence ATGGATAAAATTTTTGTCGATGAAGCAGTAAACGAACTGCATACCATTCAGGACATGTTGCGCTGGTCCGTTAGCCGCTTCAGCGCGGCTAATATCTGGTACGGTCACGGCACGGATAACCCGTGGGATGAAGCTGTGCAGCTCGTACTGCCGTCGCTTTATCTGCCGTTGGATATCCCCGAAGACATGCGCACTGCGCGCCTGACCTCCAGCGAAAAACACCGTATCGTTGAGCGCGTGATCCGTCGCGTGAACGAACGCATTCCGGTCGCGTATCTGACCAACAAAGCCTGGTTCTGCGGCCACGAATTTTATGTCGATGAACGCGTGCTGGTGCCGCGCTCACCGATTGGCGAGCTGATCAACAATCATTTTGCGGGTCTGATGGACCATCAACCGGAACATATTCTGGATATGTGTACCGGTAGCGGATGTATTGCGATCGCGTGCGCCTACGCTTATCCGGAAGCAGAAGTTGATGCGGTGGACATCTCGACTGACGCGCTGGCCGTCACTGAACACAACATCGAAGAGCACGGTTTGATTCATCATGTGACGCCGATCCGCTCCGATCTGTTCCGCGATTTGCCGACGCTGCAATACGATCTGATCGTGACCAATCCGCCGTATGTGGATGCGGAAGATATGTCCGATCTGCCGAATGAATATCGCCACGAACCCGAACTCGGCCTGGCATCCGGTACAGACGGTCTGAAGCTGACGCGCCGCATTCTGGCTTGCGCGCCGGATTATCTGACCGATGACGGTATTCTGATTTGTGAAGTCGGTAACAGCATGGTACATCTGATGGAGCAGTACCCGGAGGTGCCTTTCACCTGGCTCGAGTTCGACAACGGTGGCGAAGGCGTCTTCATGCTGACCAAAGCGCAGCTTATCGCCGCGCGTGAATACTTCAGCATCTATAAAGATTAA
- the smrA_2 gene encoding peptidase S10 produces the protein MKKKTSLSEEDQSLFRQLMSGTRQIAQDTIVHRPIRKKITEVPVKRLLQEQADNSHYFSDEFQPLLNTQGPVKYVREDVSHFELKKLRRGDYSPELFLDLHGLTQMQAKQELGALIAACRREHVFCTCVMHGHGKHILKQQTPLWLAQHPHVMAFHQAPKEYGGDAALLVLIEIEEWQPPELP, from the coding sequence ATGAAAAAGAAAACATCGCTTAGCGAGGAGGATCAGTCGCTGTTTCGCCAGCTTATGAGCGGGACGCGTCAAATCGCCCAGGACACCATTGTTCATCGTCCGATCCGTAAAAAAATTACCGAAGTGCCGGTTAAACGGCTGCTTCAGGAACAAGCCGATAACAGCCACTATTTTTCAGATGAATTCCAGCCGCTGCTCAACACACAGGGCCCGGTAAAATATGTGCGCGAAGACGTCAGCCATTTTGAGCTGAAAAAATTACGTCGTGGGGATTATTCGCCAGAGCTGTTTCTTGATCTGCATGGCCTGACGCAGATGCAGGCGAAACAGGAGCTCGGGGCATTGATTGCGGCGTGCCGTCGCGAACATGTCTTTTGCACCTGTGTTATGCACGGGCACGGCAAACATATTCTCAAACAACAAACGCCACTGTGGCTGGCTCAGCATCCACACGTGATGGCTTTTCATCAGGCACCGAAAGAGTACGGCGGAGATGCCGCATTGCTGGTGTTGATTGAAATTGAAGAGTGGCAGCCCCCTGAGCTGCCCTGA
- the sixA gene encoding phosphohistidine phosphatase, producing the protein MDQAQCPAIGFSAFLLYSRVVNAGDPGQQKRCNMQVFIMRHGDAALDAASDSVRPLTTCGCDESRLMATWLKGQKVDIARVLVSPFLRAEQTLDVVGECMNLPKNVDVLPELTPCGDIGLVSGYLQTLSHEGVASVLVISHLPLVGYLVAELCPGETPPMFTTSAIANVTLDESGKGVFNWQMSPCNLKMAKAI; encoded by the coding sequence ATGGATCAGGCACAATGCCCGGCCATCGGGTTTTCTGCCTTTTTGCTGTATTCGCGGGTAGTCAACGCCGGTGATCCTGGTCAACAAAAGCGGTGCAATATGCAAGTTTTTATCATGCGTCACGGCGACGCGGCACTCGATGCCGCCAGTGACTCTGTTCGTCCTTTGACAACCTGCGGCTGTGACGAATCTCGTCTAATGGCCACCTGGCTCAAGGGTCAAAAAGTGGACATTGCTCGTGTTCTGGTGAGCCCATTCTTGCGTGCTGAACAGACGCTAGACGTGGTAGGCGAATGTATGAACCTACCTAAAAACGTGGACGTGCTTCCTGAACTCACACCTTGCGGCGATATCGGTCTGGTGAGCGGTTATCTTCAGACATTGAGTCATGAGGGCGTCGCGTCTGTGCTGGTCATTTCCCACCTGCCACTGGTCGGCTATTTAGTTGCTGAACTGTGCCCTGGCGAAACGCCTCCGATGTTTACCACCTCGGCCATTGCTAACGTCACGCTCGACGAAAGCGGCAAAGGGGTATTCAACTGGCAAATGAGTCCGTGCAATTTGAAGATGGCAAAAGCTATCTGA
- the fadJ_2 gene encoding multifunctional fatty acid oxidation complex subunit alpha yields METTSAFTLNVRLDNIAVVTIDVPGEKMNTLKAEFGVQVRSILKQVRDNKNIRGLIFISAKSDNFIAGADINMIARANSAQEAEELARQGQQIMAEIHSLPIPTIAAIHGACLGGGLELALACHSRICTDDAKTVLGLPEVQLGLLPGSGGTQRLPRLVGVSTALEMILTGKQLRPRQALKVGLVDEVVPNSILLKAAVELAQKERQASRHLPVRERILAGPLGRALLFNAVGKKTEQKTKGNYPATKRILAVIETGLSQGSSSGYAAEAKAFGELAMTPQSQALRSIFFASTDVKKDPGSEAAPGPLNAIGVLGGGLMGGGISFVTASKGKLPVRIKDINAKGINHALQYSWQLLDQKVKRRHIKASERDRELALISGTTDFSGFKHRDVVIEAVFEDLKLKQQMVADVEQHCAPHTIFASNTSSLPIGDIAANAARPEQVIGLHFFSPVEKMPLVEVIPHASTSPQTVATVVKLAKRQGKTPIVVADKAGFYVNRILAPYINEAMRLLTEGEKVENVDDALVKFGFPVGPIQLLDEVGIDTGTKIIPVLEAAYGERFSPPANVVSAILNDDRKGRKNGRGFYLYAAKGRKSKKQVDPSVYGLINASGQGKLTAQQCAERCVMMMLNEAARCFDENVIKNARDGDIGAVFGIGFPPFLGGPFRYMDSLGAGEVVATLQRLASLYGSRFTPCEALKQMAENKLRFWPAQETDPIN; encoded by the coding sequence ATGGAAACGACTTCCGCATTTACACTTAACGTGCGTCTGGACAACATCGCGGTTGTCACTATCGATGTCCCGGGCGAGAAAATGAATACCCTGAAAGCCGAATTTGGCGTTCAGGTACGCAGCATTTTGAAGCAGGTCCGCGACAACAAAAATATCCGTGGGCTGATCTTCATTTCCGCCAAATCTGACAACTTTATCGCGGGTGCGGATATCAACATGATTGCCCGCGCTAACAGTGCGCAAGAGGCTGAGGAGCTTGCCCGGCAAGGGCAGCAAATCATGGCGGAGATCCATAGTTTACCAATCCCGACGATCGCCGCGATCCATGGCGCCTGCCTCGGCGGTGGGCTGGAATTAGCGCTGGCGTGCCATAGCCGCATTTGTACGGATGATGCAAAAACCGTTCTTGGCCTGCCGGAAGTGCAGCTTGGTTTGTTGCCAGGCTCTGGCGGAACGCAACGATTACCACGGCTGGTGGGTGTCAGCACTGCGCTGGAAATGATTCTCACTGGTAAACAGCTCCGTCCACGGCAGGCCTTAAAAGTCGGCCTGGTCGACGAAGTGGTTCCTAATTCTATTCTTCTAAAAGCGGCCGTTGAGCTGGCGCAAAAGGAACGGCAGGCAAGCCGTCATTTGCCCGTGCGGGAGCGCATCCTGGCGGGGCCGCTTGGCCGCGCGCTGCTGTTTAATGCGGTTGGCAAGAAAACCGAACAAAAAACCAAAGGCAACTACCCGGCGACGAAACGTATTTTAGCCGTTATCGAAACGGGGCTATCACAGGGAAGCAGCAGCGGTTACGCCGCAGAAGCCAAAGCCTTTGGCGAATTAGCAATGACGCCTCAATCGCAGGCCCTGCGAAGCATCTTTTTTGCCAGCACGGATGTCAAAAAAGATCCCGGCAGCGAGGCTGCTCCTGGTCCGCTAAATGCCATTGGCGTTTTGGGCGGCGGATTAATGGGCGGAGGCATCTCTTTTGTGACCGCCAGTAAAGGCAAATTGCCCGTTCGTATCAAAGACATTAATGCGAAAGGCATCAACCATGCGCTGCAATATAGCTGGCAGCTGCTTGATCAAAAGGTAAAACGCCGCCATATCAAAGCCAGCGAGCGAGACCGAGAACTGGCGCTGATTTCAGGCACCACAGACTTTAGCGGTTTCAAACACCGTGACGTGGTCATTGAGGCCGTGTTTGAAGATCTGAAACTAAAGCAACAGATGGTGGCGGACGTTGAGCAGCACTGTGCGCCACATACGATTTTTGCATCCAATACGTCATCTTTGCCAATAGGCGATATCGCGGCAAATGCGGCGCGACCAGAACAGGTGATTGGTTTGCATTTCTTCAGTCCGGTAGAAAAAATGCCGCTGGTTGAAGTGATCCCTCACGCGTCGACCAGCCCACAAACCGTAGCAACGGTCGTTAAGCTCGCTAAGCGGCAAGGGAAAACGCCGATAGTCGTGGCAGATAAAGCGGGATTTTACGTCAATCGTATTCTTGCCCCGTATATCAATGAAGCCATGCGGCTGCTGACCGAAGGCGAAAAAGTCGAAAATGTTGATGACGCGTTGGTAAAGTTTGGGTTCCCGGTTGGGCCAATCCAACTTTTGGATGAGGTCGGAATTGATACAGGCACTAAAATTATACCTGTGCTTGAAGCAGCTTATGGCGAGCGCTTTAGTCCCCCTGCGAATGTTGTTTCAGCGATTTTGAATGACGATCGCAAAGGCAGAAAAAATGGTCGGGGTTTCTATCTTTACGCAGCAAAAGGGCGTAAAAGCAAGAAACAGGTTGACCCCTCGGTTTATGGGCTTATCAATGCCAGTGGCCAGGGCAAGCTTACCGCGCAACAGTGCGCTGAACGCTGCGTCATGATGATGCTTAACGAAGCGGCGCGTTGCTTTGATGAAAATGTGATTAAAAACGCGCGCGACGGTGACATTGGCGCCGTATTTGGCATTGGTTTTCCGCCGTTTCTGGGCGGCCCGTTCCGCTATATGGATAGTCTGGGTGCGGGTGAAGTTGTGGCGACATTGCAGCGTCTGGCATCACTTTATGGCTCTCGATTTACACCCTGCGAGGCATTAAAACAGATGGCAGAAAATAAGCTGCGTTTTTGGCCAGCACAGGAAACTGACCCAATAAATTAG
- the fadI gene encoding 3-ketoacyl-CoA thiolase: MSQALPLITRQGDRIAIVSGLRTPFARQATAFHGIPAVDLGKMVVGEMLARSEISPDVIEQLVFGQVVQMPEAPNIAREIVLGTGMNVHTDAYSVSRACATSFQAVANVAESLMTGTIRAGIAGGADSSSVLPIGVSKKLARVLVDVNKARTMGQRLKLFSQLRLRDLAPVPPAVAEYSTGLRMGDTAEQMAKTYGITREQQDALAHRSHQRAAQAWSEGKLRDEVMTAYIPPFREPLTEDNNIRGTSTLADYAKLRPAFDRKHGTVTAANSTPLTDGAAAVILMTESRAKELGLVPLGYLRSYAFTAIDVWQDMLLGPAWSTPLALERAGLALSDLTLIDMHEAFAAQTLANLQLLGSERFARDVLGRPHATGEVDESKFNVLGGSIAYGHPFAATGARMITQTLHELRRRGGGFGLVTACAAGGLGAAMVLEAE, translated from the coding sequence ATGAGTCAGGCATTACCGCTTATCACCCGCCAGGGCGATCGCATCGCCATTGTCAGCGGATTGCGTACGCCATTTGCACGCCAGGCGACGGCATTTCATGGAATACCGGCTGTCGATTTGGGCAAAATGGTGGTGGGGGAGATGCTGGCTCGCAGCGAAATATCCCCTGACGTCATTGAGCAACTGGTTTTTGGCCAGGTTGTTCAGATGCCTGAAGCACCGAATATCGCTCGTGAAATTGTGCTGGGCACCGGTATGAATGTGCATACCGACGCGTATAGCGTCAGCCGCGCGTGTGCGACCAGCTTTCAGGCGGTGGCAAACGTCGCTGAAAGTCTAATGACGGGAACCATTCGCGCCGGTATTGCGGGTGGCGCCGACTCTTCTTCCGTTTTGCCTATTGGCGTCAGCAAGAAACTGGCGCGTGTGCTGGTGGACGTCAATAAAGCGCGCACAATGGGGCAACGCCTTAAGCTTTTCTCTCAACTGCGTTTACGCGATCTCGCACCTGTTCCTCCTGCCGTCGCGGAATATTCGACGGGCCTGCGCATGGGCGACACCGCCGAGCAAATGGCGAAAACGTACGGTATCACGCGCGAACAGCAAGATGCTTTGGCGCATCGTTCACATCAGCGCGCTGCGCAGGCCTGGTCAGAAGGCAAGCTCAGGGACGAAGTGATGACGGCGTATATCCCGCCATTTCGCGAACCGCTCACCGAAGATAATAATATTCGCGGCACCTCAACGCTGGCGGATTATGCAAAATTACGTCCGGCATTCGATCGTAAACATGGCACCGTTACGGCGGCAAACAGCACCCCGCTGACCGACGGCGCGGCGGCGGTTATCCTGATGACCGAATCACGGGCGAAAGAGTTGGGTCTGGTTCCACTTGGGTATCTGCGCAGCTATGCGTTTACCGCCATCGACGTGTGGCAGGATATGCTGTTGGGGCCAGCATGGTCGACACCGCTGGCACTGGAGCGTGCCGGATTAGCGCTATCGGATTTAACACTCATCGATATGCACGAAGCCTTTGCCGCGCAAACTCTGGCGAATCTGCAATTGCTGGGCAGCGAACGTTTTGCTCGCGATGTTCTTGGCCGACCGCACGCCACGGGCGAGGTAGATGAGAGCAAATTTAACGTTCTTGGCGGCTCGATTGCCTATGGGCACCCCTTTGCGGCCACCGGTGCTCGAATGATTACGCAAACCCTGCACGAGCTTCGCCGTCGCGGCGGAGGATTTGGTCTGGTCACCGCGTGTGCGGCGGGTGGTTTGGGCGCAGCGATGGTTCTGGAGGCTGAATAA
- the yfcZ gene encoding protein YfcZ, translating to MSKCSADETPVCCCMDVGTIMDNTDCTASYSRVFSKRADAEETLSALTKRARDVESDPCEIKSTLTEVEGGVKLDIDFIFACEAETLIFQLGLR from the coding sequence ATGAGTAAATGCAGTGCTGATGAAACCCCGGTTTGCTGCTGTATGGATGTCGGTACCATCATGGACAATACGGATTGCACCGCGTCTTACAGCCGCGTGTTTAGTAAACGTGCGGACGCCGAAGAAACGCTGAGTGCATTGACTAAGCGCGCTCGCGACGTGGAGTCCGATCCTTGCGAAATCAAATCTACGCTCACCGAAGTTGAAGGTGGTGTGAAACTGGATATCGATTTCATTTTTGCTTGCGAAGCAGAAACATTGATTTTCCAGCTCGGCTTACGTTAA
- the fadL_2 gene encoding aromatic hydrocarbon degradation membrane protein: protein MSQKTLFKKTALAVAVAIVSTSAWSAGFQLNEFSSSGLGRAYSGEGAIADDAGNVSRNPALITMFDRPTFSIGAVYIDPDVNVTGKSSLTGQSANQDNIAPVAWVPNMHFVMPINDQFGWGASVTSNYGLATEFNDSYGAGIYGGKTDLTTMNLNLSGAYRLNSNWSFGLGFDAVYAKAKIERYAGDLGPLLASQLPPPYRDGISSPSDQIAYLKGDEWGFGWNAGILYELDKNNRWGLTYRSEVKIDFEGDYKSSINPALNSIFASMGMTSLPTGTGGRTQNGALTLNLPEMWEVSGYNRVAPQWAVHYSLTYTSWSQFQELKATGDNGQTLFQKDENFKDAYRIALGTTYYYDKNWTFRTGIAFDDSPVPADKRSISIPDQDRFWLSAGMTYAFNDDASVDVGASYMHGQNVSFTEGEGVSAYEFKSAGKAWLFGTNFNYAF, encoded by the coding sequence ATGAGCCAGAAAACCCTGTTCAAAAAGACTGCGCTGGCAGTCGCAGTGGCAATCGTATCAACGTCCGCCTGGTCAGCGGGCTTCCAGCTCAACGAATTTTCTTCCTCTGGCCTTGGCCGTGCCTATTCTGGGGAAGGCGCAATTGCCGATGATGCAGGCAACGTGAGCCGTAACCCGGCGCTGATCACGATGTTTGATCGCCCAACCTTCTCTATCGGTGCGGTTTATATCGATCCTGATGTAAACGTCACCGGAAAATCCAGCCTGACAGGGCAAAGCGCGAATCAGGACAATATTGCTCCGGTAGCCTGGGTGCCTAACATGCACTTCGTGATGCCCATTAACGATCAGTTTGGCTGGGGTGCATCGGTCACGTCAAACTATGGTCTGGCAACCGAATTCAATGACAGCTATGGCGCAGGTATTTACGGCGGCAAAACCGATCTGACGACGATGAACCTGAACCTGAGCGGTGCATATCGTCTGAACAGTAACTGGAGCTTCGGCCTTGGCTTTGATGCCGTTTATGCCAAAGCGAAAATCGAACGCTACGCGGGCGATCTGGGTCCATTACTGGCTTCCCAACTCCCTCCTCCATACAGGGATGGTATTAGCTCACCGAGCGACCAAATTGCATACCTGAAGGGTGATGAGTGGGGCTTTGGCTGGAATGCCGGCATTCTGTATGAGCTGGATAAAAACAACCGCTGGGGTCTGACTTACCGTTCAGAAGTTAAAATCGACTTCGAAGGCGACTATAAGAGCTCCATTAACCCGGCGCTTAACAGTATTTTCGCCAGCATGGGGATGACTTCCCTGCCAACCGGTACCGGCGGAAGAACACAGAACGGTGCGTTGACTCTGAACCTGCCTGAAATGTGGGAAGTGTCCGGTTATAACCGCGTCGCGCCACAGTGGGCCGTTCACTATAGCCTGACTTATACCAGCTGGAGCCAGTTCCAGGAACTGAAAGCGACGGGCGACAACGGCCAGACGCTGTTCCAGAAAGACGAAAACTTCAAAGATGCTTATCGTATCGCGCTGGGTACAACCTACTACTACGATAAGAACTGGACCTTCCGTACGGGTATCGCATTCGATGACAGCCCAGTGCCGGCCGACAAACGTTCTATCTCAATTCCGGATCAGGACCGTTTCTGGCTGAGCGCAGGTATGACATATGCCTTCAACGACGATGCTTCTGTTGATGTGGGTGCATCCTACATGCATGGTCAGAACGTCAGCTTCACCGAGGGTGAAGGTGTGTCTGCGTACGAATTCAAATCTGCAGGTAAAGCGTGGCTGTTCGGTACTAACTTCAACTACGCGTTCTAA
- the mlaA gene encoding phospholipid-binding lipoprotein mlaA: MKLRLSALALGTSLLVGCASSGEQTGRSDPLEGFNRSMYSFNYNVLDPYLVRPVAVAWRDYVPQPARNGLSNFTSNLEEPAVMVNFFLQGDPYQGMVHFTRFFLNTLLGMGGFIDVAGMSNQKLQREQPHRFGSTLGSYGVGYGPYMHLPFYGSFTVRDDGGDMVDTLYPVLSWLTWPLSIGKWTVEGIETRAQLLDSDGLLRQSSDPYIMVREAYFQNHDFIASGGKLKPEDNPNAKAIENELSEIDAE; the protein is encoded by the coding sequence ATGAAACTTCGGCTGTCGGCGCTTGCGCTGGGCACAAGCCTGCTTGTGGGCTGCGCCAGCTCAGGCGAGCAAACGGGGCGCTCCGATCCTTTAGAAGGATTCAACCGCTCCATGTATAGCTTCAACTACAACGTGCTGGACCCGTATCTGGTTCGTCCGGTGGCTGTGGCATGGCGCGACTATGTTCCGCAACCTGCGCGCAATGGGCTGAGCAATTTCACCAGTAACCTGGAAGAGCCCGCGGTGATGGTGAACTTCTTCCTGCAAGGCGATCCGTATCAGGGGATGGTGCATTTTACTCGCTTCTTCCTGAACACCCTGTTGGGTATGGGCGGCTTTATCGATGTGGCTGGGATGTCTAACCAGAAACTGCAACGTGAACAGCCGCACCGCTTTGGTAGTACGCTCGGAAGTTATGGCGTCGGCTATGGCCCGTATATGCATTTGCCGTTCTATGGTAGCTTTACCGTTCGTGATGACGGTGGCGATATGGTTGATACGCTTTATCCGGTTCTGTCATGGCTGACGTGGCCGCTATCGATTGGGAAATGGACGGTCGAAGGAATTGAAACGCGCGCGCAATTGCTGGATTCTGACGGCCTGCTGCGCCAGTCTTCCGATCCTTATATCATGGTGCGTGAAGCTTACTTCCAGAATCATGATTTCATTGCCAGCGGTGGCAAGCTGAAGCCGGAAGATAACCCGAATGCGAAAGCTATCGAAAACGAACTGTCCGAGATTGATGCGGAATAA